One window of Papaver somniferum cultivar HN1 chromosome 9, ASM357369v1, whole genome shotgun sequence genomic DNA carries:
- the LOC113307964 gene encoding uncharacterized protein LOC113307964, protein MMKFLRAVYMVQALRLSPGFLEVLSQDPDLLDCQPPLLHSLLFLVLEIWPTRGCLRAMAYLLKVSPNIARLVLVSKESKLADVGDGWEAGLSLPGMLSHLRFVRIEEVEGCDAELKLLSFLLKNAKFLEEVVLKFRSNNGSPEGVRQFQEKLRLVPTASSSIQMVFKT, encoded by the exons ATGATGAAATTTCTAAGAGCAGTTTATATGGTGCAAGCACTTAGACTATCACCTGGATTCCTTGAG gtTCTATCACAAGATCCCGACTTACTAGACTGTCAGCCACCTCTTCTACATAGTCTACTATTTTTGGTGCTGGAAATCTGGCCTACAAGAGGTTGCTTGCGGGCTATGGCATACTTACTCAAGGTTTCTCCTAATATAGCTCGTTTGGTTCTTGTATCGAAGGAG TCGAAATTAGCAGACGTTGGAGATGGCTGGGAAGCAGGATTGTCATTGCCAGGAATGTTGTCTCACCTCAGATTTGTCCGGATTGAAGAAGTGGAAGGATGTGATGCTGAGCTCAAACTTCTGAGTTTTTTGTTGAAAAACGCAAAATTTTTGGAGGAAGTTGTTTTAAAATTTCGTTCTAATAATGGCTCGCCAGAGGGAGTGAGGCAATTTCAGGAAAAGCTAAGATTGGTTCCTACAGCTTCTTCAAGTATCCAAATGGTGTTTAAAACTTAG